Proteins found in one Cellulomonas palmilytica genomic segment:
- the erpA gene encoding iron-sulfur cluster insertion protein ErpA: MSETTEVATHGVNLTDVAADKVRSLLEQEGRDDLRLRVAVQPGGCSGLIYQLYFDERLLDGDAVRDYDGVEVVVDRMSVPYLEGATIDFADTIEKQGFTIDNPNAGSACACGGSFS; this comes from the coding sequence ATGAGCGAGACCACCGAGGTCGCCACGCACGGCGTGAACCTCACCGACGTCGCGGCGGACAAGGTTCGCAGCCTGCTCGAGCAGGAGGGTCGCGACGACCTGCGGCTCCGCGTGGCCGTGCAGCCCGGTGGCTGCTCCGGCCTCATCTACCAGCTGTACTTCGACGAGCGCCTGCTCGACGGTGACGCGGTGCGCGACTACGACGGCGTCGAGGTCGTCGTGGACCGCATGTCCGTGCCGTACCTCGAGGGCGCGACGATCGACTTCGCGGACACGATCGAGAAGCAGGGCTTCACGATCGACAACCCGAACGCGGGCAGCGCCTGCGCGTGCGGCGGCTCCTTCAGCTGA
- a CDS encoding glycerate kinase family protein: protein MRGVRVLVAPDCFGSSLTSAQATSTVVDAWRTAAPHDEVTGCPLSDGGPGFVETLRTTLGGELVAVTVPGPLGDPAPAAVLVVDDERGRTAYVESAHAVGLPLVPAERRDPTRTTTRGLGELLAAARATGAGRVVVGLGGSATNDAGAGLLVGLGHPDPRGVLAHGGGALVGVRPDDLGGLRALRDAWRGVELLVATDVDVPLLGLQGASAGFAPQKGATPEQAQDLERALATFSRAAVDALGADLRPDLLAGAAGAAAAAKRLTHAPGAGAAGGLGFGLALLGGRVVPGAALVADTVGLDARIAASDLVVTGEGRFDWQSLHGKVAALVAQRALPYAVPTIVVAGQVEVGRREWAAAGLAGAYAVADRDDLVAAALADPTGTLAARVARVARTWSPA from the coding sequence ATGCGCGGCGTGCGAGTGCTGGTGGCCCCCGACTGCTTCGGCTCGAGCCTGACGTCCGCGCAGGCCACGTCGACCGTCGTCGACGCGTGGCGCACGGCCGCACCGCACGACGAGGTGACGGGCTGCCCGCTGTCGGACGGCGGGCCCGGCTTCGTCGAGACGCTGCGCACGACGCTCGGCGGCGAGCTCGTCGCGGTGACCGTCCCGGGACCCCTCGGCGACCCCGCCCCGGCCGCGGTGCTCGTCGTCGACGACGAGCGCGGACGCACCGCTTACGTCGAGTCGGCGCACGCCGTCGGCCTCCCGCTCGTCCCCGCCGAGCGGCGGGACCCGACGCGGACGACGACCCGCGGCCTCGGCGAGCTGCTCGCCGCCGCGCGCGCCACGGGCGCCGGCCGCGTCGTCGTCGGGCTGGGCGGGTCCGCGACCAACGACGCCGGCGCGGGCCTGCTCGTCGGGCTCGGCCACCCGGACCCGCGCGGCGTGCTCGCGCACGGCGGCGGCGCGCTCGTGGGCGTGCGCCCCGACGACCTGGGCGGGCTGCGTGCACTGCGCGACGCGTGGCGCGGCGTGGAGCTGCTGGTGGCGACCGACGTCGACGTCCCGCTGCTCGGCCTGCAGGGCGCGAGCGCGGGATTCGCGCCGCAGAAGGGCGCGACCCCCGAGCAGGCGCAGGACCTCGAGCGCGCGCTCGCCACGTTCTCGCGTGCCGCGGTCGACGCGCTCGGCGCAGACCTGCGACCCGATCTGCTCGCCGGCGCGGCGGGTGCGGCCGCGGCGGCCAAGCGCCTGACGCACGCCCCGGGCGCCGGCGCGGCCGGGGGCCTGGGCTTCGGCCTCGCGCTCCTCGGTGGACGCGTCGTGCCGGGCGCTGCGCTCGTCGCGGACACCGTGGGCCTCGACGCGCGCATCGCGGCGAGCGACCTCGTCGTGACGGGGGAGGGGCGGTTCGACTGGCAGTCGCTGCACGGCAAGGTCGCCGCGCTCGTCGCGCAGCGCGCCCTGCCGTACGCGGTCCCGACGATCGTCGTCGCCGGTCAGGTCGAGGTGGGCCGCCGCGAGTGGGCGGCCGCGGGGCTCGCGGGCGCGTACGCGGTCGCCGACCGCGACGACCTCGTCGCCGCCGCGCTCGCCGACCCGACGGGCACGCTCGCGGCGCGGGTCGCCCGCGTCGCGCGGACCTGGTCACCCGCCTGA
- the nadA gene encoding quinolinate synthase NadA: MSLTTPGTSAPASRAFVEPAPSALLLLGRGVDLASERGVECAGALPAPSDPDLVERARAARAALGDRAFVLGHHYQRDEVIAFADVTGDSFKLAREAAARPEAEFVVFCGVHFMAESADILTSDAQQVVLPDLAAGCSMADMAAIDQVEDAWDVLVDAGVADDTVPVTYMNSTAAIKAFTGRHGGTVCTSSNAHVALRWAFDKVGGVDGTGKVLFMPDQHLGRNTAVQQLGLSLDDCVVFDPRRPGGGLTAQQLRDARMILWRGHCSVHGRFSAQNVADVRAADPGVTVLVHPECKHEVVTAADMVGSTEYIIKALDAAPAGSSWAIGTELNLVRRLAAAHPDKTVHYLDSTVCFCSTMNRIDLPHLVWTLESLAAGRVVNRVVVDPDDAHWARVALDQMLALPGY; encoded by the coding sequence GTGAGCCTGACGACCCCTGGCACGTCCGCGCCGGCCTCTCGCGCGTTCGTCGAGCCCGCCCCCTCCGCCCTGCTCCTGCTGGGCCGCGGCGTGGACCTCGCGTCCGAGCGCGGTGTCGAGTGCGCGGGCGCCCTGCCCGCCCCAAGCGACCCGGACCTCGTCGAGCGTGCCCGTGCGGCGCGTGCGGCGCTCGGCGACCGCGCGTTCGTGCTCGGCCACCACTACCAGCGCGACGAGGTGATCGCGTTCGCCGACGTCACGGGCGACTCGTTCAAGCTCGCCCGCGAGGCCGCGGCGCGTCCCGAGGCGGAGTTCGTCGTGTTCTGCGGCGTGCACTTCATGGCCGAGTCCGCGGACATCCTCACGTCCGACGCGCAGCAGGTCGTCCTCCCGGACCTCGCGGCGGGCTGCTCGATGGCCGACATGGCCGCCATCGACCAGGTCGAGGACGCGTGGGACGTGCTCGTCGACGCGGGCGTCGCGGACGACACCGTCCCGGTCACCTACATGAACTCGACGGCGGCGATCAAGGCGTTCACGGGCCGCCACGGCGGCACGGTCTGCACGTCGTCCAACGCGCACGTCGCGCTGCGCTGGGCGTTCGACAAGGTCGGCGGCGTCGACGGCACCGGCAAGGTGCTGTTCATGCCCGACCAGCATCTCGGCCGCAACACCGCGGTGCAGCAGCTCGGCCTGTCGCTCGACGACTGCGTCGTGTTCGACCCGCGGCGACCCGGCGGCGGCCTCACGGCCCAGCAGCTGCGCGACGCGCGGATGATCCTGTGGCGCGGGCACTGCTCGGTGCACGGACGGTTCTCGGCGCAGAACGTCGCGGACGTGCGCGCGGCGGACCCGGGAGTCACGGTCCTGGTGCACCCCGAGTGCAAGCACGAGGTCGTCACGGCCGCGGACATGGTCGGCTCGACGGAGTACATCATCAAGGCGCTCGACGCGGCCCCCGCGGGCTCGTCGTGGGCGATCGGCACCGAGCTGAACCTGGTGCGGCGCCTCGCCGCCGCCCACCCGGACAAGACGGTGCACTACCTCGACTCGACGGTGTGCTTCTGCTCGACGATGAACCGCATCGACCTGCCGCACCTGGTGTGGACGCTCGAGTCGCTCGCCGCGGGGCGGGTCGTGAACCGGGTCGTCGTCGACCCGGACGACGCGCACTGGGCGCGCGTCGCGCTCGACCAGATGCTCGCCCTGCCCGGCTACTGA
- a CDS encoding DJ-1/PfpI family protein — protein sequence MSTEKPVRIGLFVFDGCEELDVVGPYDVLASWAHHVRSDTEVVTFSADGRAVRCAKGLGLVPDLGADDVEDLHVLLYPGGQGTRALLRDEEHLAWVRRMRASTPLVASVCTGSLVLAAAGLLAGRPATTHWASLDLLTEIDPSVQVDREARFVDDGDVVTSAGVSAGIDMALHLVARLDSVDAARGVRRGIQYDPRPPV from the coding sequence GTGTCCACCGAGAAGCCCGTGCGCATCGGCCTGTTCGTGTTCGACGGCTGCGAGGAGCTCGACGTCGTCGGGCCGTACGACGTGCTCGCGTCGTGGGCGCACCACGTGCGCTCGGACACCGAGGTCGTGACGTTCTCGGCCGACGGCCGCGCCGTGCGCTGCGCGAAGGGGCTCGGCCTGGTGCCCGACCTCGGCGCCGACGACGTCGAGGACCTGCACGTGCTGCTGTACCCGGGCGGTCAGGGCACGCGCGCGCTCCTGCGCGACGAGGAGCACCTCGCGTGGGTGCGGAGGATGCGCGCGAGCACGCCGCTGGTCGCGAGCGTGTGCACCGGGTCGCTCGTGCTCGCGGCGGCGGGTCTGCTCGCGGGCCGACCGGCGACGACGCACTGGGCCTCGCTCGACCTGCTGACCGAGATCGACCCGAGCGTGCAGGTCGACCGCGAGGCGCGGTTCGTCGACGACGGCGACGTGGTCACGTCCGCGGGCGTCTCCGCGGGCATCGACATGGCGCTGCACCTGGTCGCGCGGCTCGACTCGGTCGATGCGGCGCGCGGCGTGCGGCGCGGCATCCAGTACGACCCGCGCCCGCCCGTGTGA
- a CDS encoding acyl-CoA thioesterase — MIRTLQLAAATFRPRRAVPGQDLFSPSVTRMRVHLSDLDLYRHVNNGIYLQCMDVARSNYLADLGSFAALNERGWYPVVAAQTIKYRRSLTFRQRFEITTTLLGWDARVVYLEQSFSRRGKDGRPEHVARGVVAGRFLGRDGTRVAAPDVVELLAGAPVPSPPVPDDVMAWARAVDVAAR, encoded by the coding sequence GTGATCCGCACCCTCCAGCTCGCGGCCGCCACGTTCCGTCCGCGCCGCGCGGTCCCCGGTCAGGACCTGTTCAGCCCGTCGGTCACGCGCATGCGCGTGCACCTGTCCGACCTCGACCTGTACCGCCACGTCAACAACGGCATCTACCTGCAGTGCATGGACGTGGCCCGGTCGAACTACCTCGCGGACCTCGGGTCCTTCGCCGCGCTCAACGAACGCGGCTGGTACCCCGTGGTCGCCGCGCAGACCATCAAGTACCGCCGCTCGCTCACGTTCCGTCAGCGGTTCGAGATCACGACGACGCTGCTCGGCTGGGACGCGCGCGTGGTCTACCTCGAGCAGTCGTTCTCGCGGCGCGGGAAGGACGGGCGGCCCGAGCACGTCGCGCGCGGTGTGGTCGCCGGGCGGTTCCTCGGGCGCGACGGCACCCGCGTCGCGGCGCCCGACGTGGTCGAGCTCCTCGCCGGCGCCCCGGTGCCGAGCCCGCCGGTCCCCGACGACGTCATGGCGTGGGCACGAGCGGTGGACGTCGCCGCCCGCTGA
- a CDS encoding dipeptidase yields the protein MTNDHALPALPTPERVAELRARTAAAFPALRAELETLVRIPSVSNAEFDQAHVAASAAHVAELLRGAGLPDVRVVHAAGADGRRGRPAVLATRPAAPGAPTVLLYAHHDVQPPGDDAEWQTAPFEPVERDGRLYGRGAADDKAGIVAHLGALRVLGDELGVGLVVFVEGEEEIGSPTFADFLKAHHDELAVADVMVVADSSNWAVGTPGLTTSLRGLVDLEVEVQAVDHAIHSGMYGGPVLDAPTLLARLVATLHDENGDVAVAGLHRAADPAVDYDEAALRADAGVLDGVRLAGTGPLTARLWTRPAISVIGFDAPRVASASNTIAPRATAKLSVRIAPGSDPAEAMAAMRAHLEAHAPFGARVTVREGEQGKPFQAPADSPAMQAARWAFAQSWGTEPVDIGIGGSIPFIADLLELRPDAAILVTGVEDPDSRAHGANESVHLGELEKVVLAEALLLDRLAH from the coding sequence GTGACGAACGACCACGCCCTTCCCGCCCTTCCCACCCCCGAGCGTGTCGCGGAGCTGCGCGCGCGCACGGCGGCCGCCTTCCCCGCGCTGCGCGCCGAGCTCGAGACGCTCGTGCGCATCCCGAGCGTCTCCAACGCCGAGTTCGACCAGGCGCACGTCGCGGCGAGCGCGGCGCACGTCGCCGAGCTGCTGCGGGGCGCCGGCCTGCCCGACGTGCGCGTGGTCCACGCGGCGGGCGCCGACGGTCGTCGCGGCCGCCCCGCGGTCCTCGCCACGCGCCCCGCCGCCCCGGGCGCGCCGACCGTGCTGCTGTACGCGCACCACGACGTGCAGCCCCCGGGCGACGACGCCGAGTGGCAGACCGCTCCGTTCGAGCCCGTCGAGCGCGACGGGCGCCTGTACGGGCGCGGCGCGGCCGACGACAAGGCCGGGATCGTCGCGCACCTCGGCGCGCTGCGCGTGCTCGGCGACGAGCTCGGCGTCGGCCTCGTCGTGTTCGTCGAGGGCGAGGAGGAGATCGGCTCGCCCACGTTCGCGGACTTCCTGAAGGCGCACCACGACGAGCTCGCGGTCGCCGACGTCATGGTCGTCGCGGACTCGTCGAACTGGGCGGTCGGGACGCCCGGCCTGACGACGTCGCTGCGTGGCCTGGTCGACCTCGAGGTCGAGGTCCAGGCCGTCGACCACGCGATCCACTCCGGCATGTACGGCGGCCCGGTCCTCGACGCGCCGACCCTGCTCGCGCGCCTGGTCGCGACGCTGCACGACGAGAACGGTGACGTCGCGGTCGCCGGCCTGCACCGCGCCGCCGACCCGGCCGTCGACTACGACGAGGCCGCGCTGCGTGCCGACGCTGGTGTGCTCGACGGCGTGCGCCTCGCCGGCACCGGCCCGCTCACCGCGCGGCTGTGGACGCGTCCGGCGATCAGCGTGATCGGGTTCGACGCGCCGCGTGTCGCGAGCGCGTCCAACACCATCGCCCCTCGCGCCACGGCGAAGCTGTCGGTCCGCATCGCGCCCGGCAGCGACCCCGCGGAGGCGATGGCGGCGATGCGCGCTCACCTCGAGGCGCACGCGCCGTTCGGCGCCCGCGTCACCGTGCGCGAGGGCGAGCAGGGCAAGCCGTTCCAGGCGCCGGCCGACTCGCCCGCGATGCAGGCCGCGCGCTGGGCGTTCGCGCAGTCGTGGGGGACCGAGCCGGTCGACATCGGCATCGGCGGCTCGATCCCGTTCATCGCGGACCTGCTCGAGCTGCGGCCCGACGCGGCGATCCTCGTCACCGGCGTCGAGGACCCGGACTCGCGTGCGCACGGCGCCAACGAGTCGGTGCACCTGGGCGAGCTCGAGAAGGTCGTCCTGGCCGAGGCGCTCCTGCTGGACCGCCTGGCGCACTGA
- a CDS encoding DUF3043 domain-containing protein: MTTPGPVDDVPVGIIEEGKGRPTPRRKEAEAANRRPLVPSDRQSAAKAARAAQREQRDREYKALQAGDEKAMPPRDRGPVRRYVRDYVDARYNLGEWFLPIAAVCLVVQLSFAQINAYVSVIALFGLYAYVIASIIDAVVLWFRIKRRIIAKFGEVPRGTLMYAVMRAFQLRRSRLPKPQVKRRAYPE; the protein is encoded by the coding sequence GTGACGACCCCCGGCCCGGTCGACGACGTGCCGGTCGGCATCATCGAGGAGGGCAAGGGCCGCCCGACTCCGCGCCGCAAGGAGGCCGAGGCCGCCAACCGGCGCCCGCTGGTCCCTTCCGACCGCCAGAGCGCCGCGAAGGCCGCACGGGCCGCGCAGCGCGAGCAGCGGGACCGCGAGTACAAGGCGCTGCAGGCGGGCGACGAGAAGGCGATGCCGCCGCGCGACCGCGGTCCGGTGCGCCGCTACGTGCGCGACTACGTCGACGCGCGCTACAACCTCGGCGAGTGGTTCCTGCCGATCGCGGCCGTGTGTCTGGTCGTGCAGCTCTCGTTCGCGCAGATCAACGCGTACGTCTCGGTGATCGCGCTGTTCGGGCTGTACGCGTACGTCATCGCCTCGATCATCGACGCCGTCGTGCTGTGGTTCCGCATCAAGCGGCGGATCATCGCGAAGTTCGGCGAGGTGCCGCGCGGCACGCTCATGTACGCCGTGATGCGCGCGTTCCAGCTGCGCCGCTCGCGGCTGCCCAAGCCGCAGGTGAAGCGTCGCGCCTACCCCGAGTGA
- a CDS encoding aldo/keto reductase family protein, whose amino-acid sequence MVNYRFLGRSGLKVTEIIYGNWLTHGSQVENDTARACVRAALDAGITTFDTADVYANTAAETVLGEALKGERRQSLEILTKVYWPTGPKGANDSGLSRKHILESIDGSLQRLQTDYVDVYQAHRFDHSTPLEETMVAFADVVRQGKALYIGVSEWTADQIRAGAALARELRVPLVSSQPQYSMLWRVIEEEVVPASREEGLSQIVWSPVAQGVLTGKYLPGQPAPAGSRGTDEKGGARMIGGFLENQTTLERVQQLRPVADELGLTMAQLAVAWVLQNDNVAAAIIGASRPEQVAENVKASGVTIPDELLARIDEVLGDSVVRDPGETAKSSPASR is encoded by the coding sequence ATGGTCAACTACCGATTCCTGGGCCGCTCCGGCCTGAAGGTCACCGAGATCATCTACGGCAACTGGCTGACGCACGGCTCGCAGGTCGAGAACGACACCGCCAGGGCGTGCGTGCGCGCCGCGCTCGACGCCGGTATCACGACGTTCGACACGGCCGACGTGTACGCGAACACCGCGGCGGAGACCGTCCTCGGCGAGGCGCTGAAGGGCGAGCGCCGCCAGTCGCTCGAGATCCTCACCAAGGTCTACTGGCCCACCGGCCCCAAGGGCGCGAACGACTCCGGCCTGTCGCGCAAGCACATCCTCGAGTCGATCGACGGCTCGCTGCAGCGCCTGCAGACGGACTACGTGGACGTCTACCAGGCCCACCGGTTCGACCACTCGACGCCGCTCGAGGAGACGATGGTCGCGTTCGCGGACGTCGTGCGTCAGGGCAAGGCCCTGTACATCGGCGTCAGCGAGTGGACCGCGGACCAGATCCGCGCGGGCGCGGCACTGGCGCGCGAGCTGCGCGTCCCGCTGGTCTCGAGCCAGCCGCAGTACTCGATGCTGTGGCGCGTCATCGAGGAGGAGGTCGTCCCCGCGTCGCGCGAGGAGGGCCTGTCGCAGATCGTGTGGTCGCCGGTCGCCCAGGGCGTCCTGACGGGCAAGTACCTGCCCGGCCAGCCGGCGCCCGCCGGGTCGCGCGGCACCGACGAGAAGGGCGGCGCGCGCATGATCGGCGGCTTCCTGGAGAACCAGACGACGCTCGAGCGCGTGCAGCAGCTGCGCCCGGTCGCGGACGAGCTGGGCCTGACGATGGCGCAGCTCGCTGTCGCGTGGGTGCTGCAGAACGACAACGTCGCCGCGGCGATCATCGGCGCGTCGCGCCCCGAGCAGGTCGCGGAGAACGTCAAGGCGTCGGGCGTCACGATCCCCGACGAGCTGCTGGCCCGCATCGACGAGGTGCTGGGCGACAGCGTCGTGCGGGACCCGGGCGAGACCGCCAAGTCCTCGCCCGCGTCGCGCTGA
- the yczE gene encoding membrane protein YczE translates to MIPAPAGRRLVRLAVGLVLYSVSIAMLVDAGLGNMPWDVLSQGVARRTGASFGTVTLAISALVLACWIPLRQRPGFGTIANVLVIGVLVDPFLALLDGVGDLGLGWRVLVAAAGIALNGLATALYVGAGLGPGPRDGLMTGLVARTGWSVAVVRTSIEVVVVVTGMLLGGRFGVATIAYALLVGPLVHVLLPRLRVEAPTVDVVVVDARDEAGPTVDHDDRPDRARAPEVS, encoded by the coding sequence GTGATCCCCGCCCCCGCCGGTCGTCGCCTCGTGCGCCTCGCAGTCGGCCTCGTCCTCTACTCCGTGTCGATCGCGATGCTCGTGGACGCCGGGCTGGGCAACATGCCGTGGGACGTGCTGAGCCAGGGCGTGGCCCGCCGCACGGGCGCGAGCTTCGGCACCGTCACGCTGGCCATCAGCGCCCTCGTGCTCGCGTGCTGGATCCCGCTGCGGCAGCGACCCGGCTTCGGGACGATCGCCAACGTGCTCGTCATCGGCGTGCTCGTCGACCCGTTCCTCGCGCTGCTCGACGGCGTGGGCGACCTGGGGCTCGGCTGGCGCGTGCTCGTCGCGGCCGCGGGGATCGCGCTCAACGGCCTCGCCACCGCGCTCTACGTGGGCGCTGGCCTCGGACCGGGCCCGCGCGACGGGCTCATGACGGGCCTCGTCGCGCGCACGGGGTGGTCGGTCGCGGTCGTGCGCACGTCCATCGAGGTCGTCGTCGTGGTGACCGGGATGCTGCTCGGCGGGCGATTCGGGGTGGCGACGATCGCGTACGCGCTGCTCGTCGGACCGCTCGTGCACGTGCTGCTGCCGCGCCTGCGCGTCGAGGCCCCGACCGTGGACGTCGTCGTGGTGGACGCCCGGGACGAGGCCGGGCCGACCGTCGACCACGACGACCGGCCCGACCGGGCACGCGCGCCCGAGGTGTCCTGA
- the yczR gene encoding MocR-like transcription factor YczR, with protein MTDLTSDRRISGHGVATIIGAWSRPGAAYAALADALRQAVLSGSLPLRTRLPSERELADALQVSRTTTTAAYDALRDEGYLVSRRGSGTVTTLPERLPRPGAPLTRPTNLDDDVVDLTTAAPQAPEGLHDAVRDALDLLPRYLPTTGYSPAGLPELREAIAARYTERGTPTSPDQVLVTTGGQEAIHLLVAAHAGPGDRVLLEHPTYPHALDAVRAASARPVAVPSGPDGIDLDLLASTVRQASPRLAYLIPDHRNPTGTSLSADDRARVRDLAQRTRTLVVGDEALTDLTLDGPEPASFAGDGAGTHVACLGSASKTFWGGLRIGWVRAHRDLVGRLTAQRAHVDIGSSVIDQLVVARLLADRDAVLTQRRVMLRERRDLLRDLLAQRLPGWTPNLPPGGLALWVDLGAPVSSALAALAPRHGVRVAAGPVFGVEPGLERYLRVPFTEPPARLERAVDGLARAWAELGAADREPARAEPSLVVV; from the coding sequence ATGACCGATCTCACGAGCGACCGCCGGATCTCCGGCCACGGCGTCGCGACGATCATCGGCGCCTGGTCGCGGCCCGGTGCGGCCTACGCGGCGCTCGCCGACGCGCTGCGCCAGGCCGTGCTCTCCGGGTCGCTCCCGCTGCGCACGCGCCTGCCCAGCGAGCGCGAGCTCGCCGACGCGCTGCAGGTCTCGCGGACGACGACGACCGCGGCGTACGACGCGCTGCGCGACGAGGGGTACCTGGTCTCGCGCCGCGGCTCCGGCACGGTCACCACCCTGCCCGAGCGTCTCCCCCGCCCGGGCGCGCCCCTCACGCGGCCGACGAACCTCGACGACGACGTCGTCGACCTCACCACGGCGGCCCCGCAGGCGCCCGAGGGCCTGCACGACGCGGTGCGCGACGCGCTCGACCTCCTGCCCCGGTACCTGCCGACCACCGGCTACTCCCCCGCAGGCCTGCCCGAGCTGCGCGAGGCGATCGCCGCGCGCTACACCGAGCGCGGCACCCCCACCAGCCCCGACCAGGTGCTCGTCACCACCGGGGGCCAGGAGGCGATCCACCTGCTCGTCGCCGCGCACGCCGGTCCGGGCGACCGCGTCCTCCTGGAGCACCCGACGTACCCGCACGCGCTCGACGCGGTCCGGGCCGCCTCCGCGCGCCCCGTCGCGGTCCCGTCGGGACCCGACGGCATCGACCTCGACCTGCTCGCGTCGACCGTCCGCCAGGCCTCGCCGCGGCTCGCGTACCTCATCCCCGACCACCGTAACCCCACGGGCACGTCGCTGTCGGCCGACGACCGCGCCCGCGTGCGCGACCTCGCGCAGCGCACGCGCACGCTCGTCGTCGGCGACGAGGCGCTGACCGACCTCACGCTGGACGGCCCCGAACCCGCGTCGTTCGCGGGCGACGGGGCGGGCACCCACGTCGCGTGCCTCGGATCGGCGTCCAAGACGTTCTGGGGCGGGCTGCGGATCGGCTGGGTGCGCGCGCACCGCGACCTCGTCGGCCGACTGACGGCGCAGCGCGCGCACGTCGACATCGGCTCGTCGGTGATCGACCAGCTCGTCGTCGCACGCCTGCTCGCCGACCGCGACGCGGTCCTGACGCAGCGCCGGGTGATGCTGCGCGAGCGCCGTGACCTGCTGCGGGACCTGCTCGCGCAGCGGCTGCCCGGCTGGACCCCGAACCTGCCGCCCGGCGGCCTCGCGCTGTGGGTCGACCTGGGTGCGCCCGTCTCGTCGGCGCTCGCCGCGCTCGCGCCGCGGCACGGCGTGCGCGTCGCGGCCGGTCCGGTGTTCGGCGTGGAGCCCGGGCTCGAGCGCTACCTGCGCGTCCCGTTCACCGAGCCGCCCGCGCGGCTCGAGCGCGCCGTCGACGGCCTCGCGCGTGCCTGGGCGGAGCTCGGCGCGGCCGACCGCGAGCCGGCCCGGGCCGAGCCGTCGCTCGTCGTGGTCTGA
- a CDS encoding quinone-dependent dihydroorotate dehydrogenase, with the protein MYRLLFDLVFRRMDPERAHEVAFGLISFVGRAPLLRRLVAPLFAVPRSGAVRVWGRDLPGRFGLAAGFDKNARAVEGLAMLGFSFVEIGTVTAQAQPGNEAPRLWRVLDRRALRNRMGFNNEGSQVVARRLERLRSTPHGRSLVVGVNIGKTKVTPAQEAAADYATSASRLAPYADYLVVNVSSPNTPGLRDLQSVEALRPILEAVRTAADEATAAAAVNPVPLLVKIAPDLSDEDVDAVADLAAELGLDGVVAVNTTIGHDLGPGGLSGPPVLARGLDVVARLRTRLGEDAVIIGVGGITTPADAREYLAVGATLVQGYTAFIYEGPAWAARVGRALATDARRGQAA; encoded by the coding sequence GTGTACCGCCTCCTGTTCGACCTGGTCTTCCGGCGTATGGACCCCGAGCGCGCGCACGAGGTCGCGTTCGGCCTGATCTCGTTCGTCGGGCGGGCGCCCCTGCTGCGCCGGCTCGTCGCCCCGCTGTTCGCGGTCCCGCGCAGCGGCGCGGTGCGCGTGTGGGGACGCGACCTGCCCGGCCGGTTCGGGCTCGCGGCGGGCTTCGACAAGAACGCCCGCGCGGTCGAGGGCCTGGCGATGCTCGGGTTCTCGTTCGTCGAGATCGGCACGGTCACGGCGCAGGCGCAGCCCGGCAACGAGGCGCCCCGCCTGTGGCGCGTGCTGGACCGCCGCGCGCTGCGCAACCGGATGGGCTTCAACAACGAGGGGTCGCAGGTCGTCGCGCGCCGCCTCGAGCGGCTGCGCAGCACGCCGCACGGGCGCTCGCTCGTCGTCGGCGTCAACATCGGCAAGACGAAGGTGACGCCCGCGCAGGAGGCGGCCGCGGACTATGCGACGAGCGCGTCGCGGCTCGCGCCGTACGCGGACTACCTCGTCGTCAACGTGTCCTCGCCCAACACGCCGGGCCTGCGCGACCTGCAGTCGGTCGAGGCGCTGCGCCCGATCCTCGAGGCGGTCCGCACGGCCGCGGACGAGGCGACCGCGGCGGCCGCGGTCAACCCGGTGCCGCTGCTCGTGAAGATCGCGCCGGACCTGTCGGACGAGGACGTCGACGCGGTCGCCGACCTGGCTGCCGAGCTCGGGCTCGACGGCGTGGTCGCGGTGAACACGACGATCGGCCACGACCTGGGCCCCGGCGGCCTGTCCGGCCCGCCGGTGCTCGCGCGCGGCCTCGACGTCGTCGCGCGGCTGCGCACGCGGCTCGGCGAGGACGCCGTGATCATCGGGGTGGGCGGCATCACGACGCCCGCCGACGCGCGCGAGTACCTGGCGGTCGGCGCGACGCTCGTGCAGGGGTACACCGCGTTCATCTACGAGGGCCCCGCGTGGGCGGCGCGCGTCGGACGCGCGCTGGCGACCGACGCCCGACGGGGGCAGGCGGCGTGA